A stretch of Cicer arietinum cultivar CDC Frontier isolate Library 1 chromosome 5, Cicar.CDCFrontier_v2.0, whole genome shotgun sequence DNA encodes these proteins:
- the LOC101497620 gene encoding endo-1,4-beta-xylanase 4 encodes MMHQHILFFLLGVSLVTSFYDGPLYDSTAYTECKEQPEKPLYGGGVFHSTDIADGNVVFFYNLTHNSIYSFSAWLRVQNSDSAMIRASLETENETDNCIGTVSVKRGCWSFLKGGFVLNSPSNLSTIYFKNADGKDVDIDIASPSLQPFTKQQWTINQQYIINNKRKRAVTIHVSDTHGTKLEGASVFVEQISKDFPIGSAISKTILGNLPYQDWFVKRFNAAVFENELKWYATEPHEGKINYTISDQMMQFVRANKIIARGHNIFWEDPKYTPAWVLNLTSTQLQSAINSRIQSLMNQYKQEFIHWDVSNEMLHFDFYEQRLGTNATFHFFEAAHESDPLATLFMNDFNVVETCNDVNSTVDAYILRIRELRQHGVFMDGIGLEGHFTKPNPPLIRAILDKLATLDLPIWLTEIDISKTLDKDTQAIYLEQVLREGFSHPSVNGIMLWTALHPNGCYQMCLTDNDFNNLPSGDVVDKLLEEWQTERVEGVTDEHGSHSFYGFLGEYKISVEYGNRTINSTFSLCRGEETRHVTVTL; translated from the exons ATGATGCATCAACATATACTTTTCTTTCTTCTAGGGGTTTCTCTAGTTACTTCCTTCTATG ATGGACCCCTATATGACTCTACTGCTTACACTGAG TGCAAAGAACAACCTGAGAAGCCACTTTACGGAGGAGGAGTTTTCCACAGTACTGACATTGCAGATGGGAACGTCGTTTTCTTCTATAATCTTACTCACAACTCCATCTATTCTTTTTCTG CATGGCTGAGGGTTCAAAATTCAGATTCAGCTATGATAAGGGCGAGTCTGGAAACGGAAAATGAGACGGATAACTGTATTGGGACAGTTTCCGTTAAACGTGGATGCTGGTCATTTCTCAAAGGTGGTTTTGTTCTCAATTCGCCTTCAAATTTGTCTACGATCTATTTTAAG AATGCAGATGGCAAAGATGTTGATATAGATATAGCAAGTCCATCACTGCAGCCATTTACTAAGCAGCAATGGACAATCAATCAacaatatatcatcaataat AAAAGAAAGCGTGCAGTCACTATTCATGTATCAGATACTCATGGAACAAAATTGGAAGGAGCTTCCGTGTTCGTAGAGCAAATATCAAAAGACTTTCCTATTGGTTCTGCCATATCAAAAACCATTCTTGGCAACTTGCCATATCAG GATTGGTTTGTGAAGCGGTTCAATGCTGCAGTGTTTGAAAATGAGCTCAAATGGTATGCCACAGAGCCTCATGAAGGCAAAATCAATTACACCATTTCAGACCAAATGATGCAATTTGTTAGAGCAAACAAAATCATAGCTAGAGGACACAATATATTCTGGGAAGATCCTAAATACACTCCTGCATGGGTTCTTAACCTTACATCTACCCAATTACAATCTGCTATAAATTCTCGAATACAAAGTCTCATGAACCAATACAAACAAGAGTTCATACACTGGGATGTCAGCAATGAAATGcttcattttgatttctatGAACAAAGGCTTGGAACCAATGCTACATTTCATTTCTTTGAGGCAGCACATGAATCAGATCCCTTAGCAACTCTGTTTATGAATGACTTTAATGTTGTGGAAACTTGCAATGATGTGAATTCTACTGTTGATGCTTATATCTTAAGGATAAGGGAACTAAGACAACATGGTGTGTTTATGGATGGAATTGGATTGGAGGGTCATTTTACAAAACCAAATCCTCCACTTATCAGAGCTATCTTAGACAAGTTGGCAACATTGGATCTTCCAATTTGGCTTACTGAGATTGATATAAGCAAGACACTTGATAAAGATACTCAG GCAATTTATTTGGAACAAGTGTTGAGGGAAGGTTTCTCACACCCTTCTGTGAATGGGATAATGCTTTGGACCGCACTTCATCCAAATGGGTGCTACCAAATGTGTCTCACAGACAATGATTTCAATAACTTACCATCAGGTGATGTGGTGGACAAACTTCTTGAAGAGTGGCAAACTGAACGTGTAGAGGGAGTCACGGACGAGCATGGTTCCCATAGTTTTTATGGGTTCTTAGGAGAATATAAAATTAGTGTTGAGTATGGCAATAGAACTATAAATTCAACCTTCTCTCTGTGTAGAGGTGAAGAAACTAGACATGTCACGGTTACACTCTga
- the LOC101497090 gene encoding synaptotagmin-2-like isoform X1: MGFFSTIFGFFGFGFGISIGLIVGYFLFIYIQPSDVEDPEIKSLTDEDSETLQRMIHEIPLWIKNPDFDRVDWLNKLIEYMWPYLDKAICNTAKNIAKPIIAEQIPKYKIDSVEFEVLTLGSLPPTFQGIKVYTTDEKELIMEPFLKWAGNPNVTIAVKAFGLKATVQVVDLQVFVAPRITLKPLVPCFPCFANIYVSLMEKVCGSYNVYQFFFFIFTFVIVQPHVDFGLKLIGADLMSIPGLYRFVQEFIKDQVANMYLWPKTLEVQIIDPAKAFKRPVGILNVKVIKAMKLKKKDLLGASDPYVKLKLTGDNLPSKKTTVKHKNLNPEWNEEFSLVVKDPESQALDIHVYDWEQVGKHDKMGMNVIQLKELTPEEPKVLTLELLKNMDPNDTQNDKSRGQIVVELTYKPFKEEDMDKGYDETQSLQKPPEGTPPGGGLLVIIVHEAQDIEGKYHTNPHVRIIFRGEEKKTKSIKKNRDPRWEEEFQFMVEEPPTNDKLHVEVFSTSSRNLLRQKESLGYADISLTDVVSNKRINEKYHLIDSKNGRIQIEMQWRASQAS; this comes from the exons ATGGGTTTCTTCAGTACTATATTTGGTTTTTTTGGATTTGGATTTGGGATTTCCATTGGTCTCATTGTTGGCTATTTCCTCTTCATTTACATTCAACCCAGTGATGTTGAG GATCCTGAAATAAAGTCACTGACGGATGAAGACTCTGAAACTTTGCAACGAATGATTCATGAGATTCCACTTTGGATAAAAAATCCAGACTTTGATCGG GTTGATTGGCTAAACAAGCTTATAGAATATATGTGGCCGTACCTTGACAAG gcAATATGCAACACTGCAAAAAATATTGCAAAACCCATAATTGCAGAGCAGAtcccaaaatataaaattgattcgGTTGAGTTTGAAGTGCTCACACTAGGGTCCCTTCCACCAACTTTTCAAG GAATTAAAGTTTACACGACAGACGAAAAAGAGCTAATTATGGAGCCCTTCTTAAAATGGGCTGGAAATCCTAATGTCACCATTGCAGTTAAGGCATTTGGGTTGAAAGCAACTGTTCag gtGGTAGATTTGCAAGTTTTTGTTGCACCTCGTATTACTTTGAAGCCTTTGGTTCCATGTTTTCCTTGCTTTGCCAACATCTATGTGTCTCTCATGGAAAAGGTTTGTGGTAGTTATAATGTctatcaatttttctttttcatttttaccTTTGTTATTGTGCAGCCTCATGTGGACTTCGGGCTAAAGCTTATAGGAGCTGATCTAATGTCTATTCCTGGACTCTACAGGTTTGTTCAG gAATTTATCAAAGATCAAGTTGCAAATATGTATCTATGGCCCAAAACCTTGGAAGTTCAAATTATAGACCCAGCAAA AGCTTTCAAAAGGCCTGTTGGGATTTTAAATGTAAAAGTTATTAAAGCAATGAAGTTAAAGAAGAAAGATCTTCTTGGTGCATCTGACCCTTATGTGAAGCTAAAACTTACTGGGGACAATTTGCCATCAAAAAAGACCACTGTAAAACACAAAAACTTGAACCCGGAATGGAATGAGGAATTTAGTTTGGTTGTTAAAGATCCTGAGTCTCAAGCTTTGGACATTCATGTTTATGATTGGGAACAG GTTGGGAAGCATGACAAGATGGGTATGAATGTAATCCAATTGAAAGAACTCACCCCTGAAGAGCCTAAAGTTTTGACTCTTGAGCTTCTAAAAAATATGGATCCTAATGATACACAAAATGACAAGTCTCGTGGGCAGATTGTTGTAGAATTGACATATAAACCCTTCAAGGAGGAAGACATGGACAAAGGTTATGATGAGACACAATCACTTCAAAAACCTCCTGAGGGCACTCCTCCAGGTGGAGGTCTGCTCGTAATAATAGTCCATGAAGCTCAAGATATTGAAGGAAAATATCACACCAATCCACATGTACGTATTATTTTTAgaggagaagaaaaaaagacTAAG AGCATCAAAAAGAATAGAGATCCAAGATGGGAAGAGGAATTTCAATTTATGGTGGAGGAACCTCCCACTAATGACAAATTACATGTCGAAGTTTTCAGTACTTCATCACGAAATTTATTACGTCAGAag GAATCATTGGGTTATGCTGACATCTCTCTTACGGACGTGGTTAGTAACAAGAGAATCAATGAGAAATATCATCTTATAGACTCTAAAAATGGTCGCATTCAAATAGAGATGCAATGGAGAGCCTCACAAGCTAGTTGA
- the LOC101497090 gene encoding synaptotagmin-2-like isoform X2: MGFFSTIFGFFGFGFGISIGLIVGYFLFIYIQPSDVEDPEIKSLTDEDSETLQRMIHEIPLWIKNPDFDRVDWLNKLIEYMWPYLDKAICNTAKNIAKPIIAEQIPKYKIDSVEFEVLTLGSLPPTFQGIKVYTTDEKELIMEPFLKWAGNPNVTIAVKAFGLKATVQVVDLQVFVAPRITLKPLVPCFPCFANIYVSLMEKPHVDFGLKLIGADLMSIPGLYRFVQEFIKDQVANMYLWPKTLEVQIIDPAKAFKRPVGILNVKVIKAMKLKKKDLLGASDPYVKLKLTGDNLPSKKTTVKHKNLNPEWNEEFSLVVKDPESQALDIHVYDWEQVGKHDKMGMNVIQLKELTPEEPKVLTLELLKNMDPNDTQNDKSRGQIVVELTYKPFKEEDMDKGYDETQSLQKPPEGTPPGGGLLVIIVHEAQDIEGKYHTNPHVRIIFRGEEKKTKSIKKNRDPRWEEEFQFMVEEPPTNDKLHVEVFSTSSRNLLRQKESLGYADISLTDVVSNKRINEKYHLIDSKNGRIQIEMQWRASQAS; the protein is encoded by the exons ATGGGTTTCTTCAGTACTATATTTGGTTTTTTTGGATTTGGATTTGGGATTTCCATTGGTCTCATTGTTGGCTATTTCCTCTTCATTTACATTCAACCCAGTGATGTTGAG GATCCTGAAATAAAGTCACTGACGGATGAAGACTCTGAAACTTTGCAACGAATGATTCATGAGATTCCACTTTGGATAAAAAATCCAGACTTTGATCGG GTTGATTGGCTAAACAAGCTTATAGAATATATGTGGCCGTACCTTGACAAG gcAATATGCAACACTGCAAAAAATATTGCAAAACCCATAATTGCAGAGCAGAtcccaaaatataaaattgattcgGTTGAGTTTGAAGTGCTCACACTAGGGTCCCTTCCACCAACTTTTCAAG GAATTAAAGTTTACACGACAGACGAAAAAGAGCTAATTATGGAGCCCTTCTTAAAATGGGCTGGAAATCCTAATGTCACCATTGCAGTTAAGGCATTTGGGTTGAAAGCAACTGTTCag gtGGTAGATTTGCAAGTTTTTGTTGCACCTCGTATTACTTTGAAGCCTTTGGTTCCATGTTTTCCTTGCTTTGCCAACATCTATGTGTCTCTCATGGAAAAG CCTCATGTGGACTTCGGGCTAAAGCTTATAGGAGCTGATCTAATGTCTATTCCTGGACTCTACAGGTTTGTTCAG gAATTTATCAAAGATCAAGTTGCAAATATGTATCTATGGCCCAAAACCTTGGAAGTTCAAATTATAGACCCAGCAAA AGCTTTCAAAAGGCCTGTTGGGATTTTAAATGTAAAAGTTATTAAAGCAATGAAGTTAAAGAAGAAAGATCTTCTTGGTGCATCTGACCCTTATGTGAAGCTAAAACTTACTGGGGACAATTTGCCATCAAAAAAGACCACTGTAAAACACAAAAACTTGAACCCGGAATGGAATGAGGAATTTAGTTTGGTTGTTAAAGATCCTGAGTCTCAAGCTTTGGACATTCATGTTTATGATTGGGAACAG GTTGGGAAGCATGACAAGATGGGTATGAATGTAATCCAATTGAAAGAACTCACCCCTGAAGAGCCTAAAGTTTTGACTCTTGAGCTTCTAAAAAATATGGATCCTAATGATACACAAAATGACAAGTCTCGTGGGCAGATTGTTGTAGAATTGACATATAAACCCTTCAAGGAGGAAGACATGGACAAAGGTTATGATGAGACACAATCACTTCAAAAACCTCCTGAGGGCACTCCTCCAGGTGGAGGTCTGCTCGTAATAATAGTCCATGAAGCTCAAGATATTGAAGGAAAATATCACACCAATCCACATGTACGTATTATTTTTAgaggagaagaaaaaaagacTAAG AGCATCAAAAAGAATAGAGATCCAAGATGGGAAGAGGAATTTCAATTTATGGTGGAGGAACCTCCCACTAATGACAAATTACATGTCGAAGTTTTCAGTACTTCATCACGAAATTTATTACGTCAGAag GAATCATTGGGTTATGCTGACATCTCTCTTACGGACGTGGTTAGTAACAAGAGAATCAATGAGAAATATCATCTTATAGACTCTAAAAATGGTCGCATTCAAATAGAGATGCAATGGAGAGCCTCACAAGCTAGTTGA
- the LOC101497953 gene encoding uncharacterized protein, translating to MGSQCSKQVERRKTIHTEKKNLSNLKSSGENYPGSEYHPTDRKNWMNDLNPEKIHINQIVWPGTHDSATNKIGIPLITRPFAQCQSLSIYKQLEKGTRVIDIRVQEDRHVCHGILVTYSVDVVIDDVKKFLSETNSEIIILEIRTEFGHEDPPEFDKYLEEQLGEYLIPQDDHVFGKTVAELLPKRIICVWKPRKSPQPKAGSVLWSAGFLKDNWINTDLPSTKFDGNLKHLSEQPPVTARKYFYRVENTVTPVADNPVLCVKPVTRRIHGYARLFIAQCFDKGFADRIQIFSTDFIDEDFVDSCVGLTYARVEGKL from the coding sequence ATGGGTTCTCAATGCTCAAAACAagttgaaagaagaaaaacaatcCACACAGAGAAGAAGAATCTTTCGAATCTAAAAAGTTCAGGAGAAAACTACCCTGGCTCTGAATACCATCCGACAGATAGAAAAAACTGGATGAACGATCTGAACCCTGAAAAAATCCACATCAATCAGATCGTGTGGCCAGGAACTCATGATTCAGCAACGAACAAAATTGGTATCCCACTTATAACTCGTCCTTTCGCTCAATGCCAATCTTTATCAATATACAAACAGCTCGAAAAAGGTACACGTGTTATCGACATACGTGTTCAAGAAGATCGACACGTGTGCCACGGAATTCTGGTGACTTACAGCGTCGATGTTGTGATCGATGATGTTAAAAAATTCTTATCTGAGACAAATTCTGAGATTATAATTCTTGAAATTAGAACGGAGTTTGGTCACGAGGATCCACCTGAATTCGATAAGTATTTAGAGGAACAATTAGGTGAGTATTTGATTCCACAGGATGATCATGTATTTGGAAAAACCGTTGCGGAATTGTTACCGAAGAGAATTATATGTGTTTGGAAACCGAGAAAATCGCCACAGCCTAAAGCAGGGAGTGTTCTGTGGAGTGCGGGTTTTTTGAAGGATAATTGGATTAACACGGATCTTCCATCCACGAAATTCGATGGAAATTTGAAACATTTGAGTGAACAACCACCGGTTACGGCCAGGAAATATTTTTATAGGGTGGAGAATACGGTTACTCCGGTGGCGGATAATCCTGTTTTGTGTGTCAAACCTGTTACGAGACGTATTCATGGATATGCTAGGCTTTTTATTGCTCAGTGTTTTGATAAAGGATTTGCTGATAGGATTCAGATATTTTCAACGGATTTTATTGATGAGGATTTTGTTGATTCCTGTGTTGGACTCACTTATGCGAGGGTTGAAGGAAAACTATGA
- the LOC101498283 gene encoding translocase of chloroplast 120, chloroplastic: MDNNAVVFDGYGEGERKRVDFGVSNESKGGSNELKNLEGDEVFEEAIDPLKHFNDLEDTVVGQGDVDATVTALPSTLVDEIPDTAEELDNFEEAIGVADEPAQHSKQEEAEVIANQEVPEDQQGQLYSSSVDGVGTGGTEGGVSGDESYSIRDDCLESSDCSEGKKVSDLNTDGSLVSQEAIGLVNGNSGYSSEKSENEDLEYVTPRQNGGMLFENGRTDKVDYAVAEFHTNSESYEEIGNQGADAGDLKEGGLDPELKDDKVEEQCNGSGDPYCEIQNIQLADEEKAHRHSSSEDLDPHGKIIIEMEDVTLGTDIIHEDKNGKEIETSDSQSTECNDYSNDEANDANAGSDSEHQQTIDEAGGSSLAAEEREAIQTAGSSSLSESSFVNEALNVQATESYSEEQSSKDYPSKISAEENQGNFENLSVVREPKKIPETNVEEKKTNQIIEEQKRELVSSSGKSVATSTPLVHPAGLGPAAPLLEPAPRVVQQPRVNHTVSNTQSRKTEDSSIGEAEEYDETREKLQMIRVKFLRLANRLGQTPHNVVVAQVLYRLGLAEQLRGRNGGRVGAFSFDRASAMAEQLESAGQEPLDFCCTIMVLGKTGVGKSATINSIFDEVKFNTDAFHMGTKKVQDVVGTVQGIKVRVIDTPGLLPSWSDQRHNEKILLSVKRFIKKTPPDIVLYLDRLDMQSRDFSDMPLLRTITDIFGPSIWFNAIVVLTHAASAPPDGPNGTASSYDMFVTQRSHVVQQAIRQAAGDMRLMNPVSLVENHSACRINRAGQRVLPNGQVWKPHLLLLSFASKILAEANALLKLQDSPPEKPYTARTRMPPLPFLLSSLLQSRPQLKLPEEQFSDDDILDGDLDEPSDSDDETDPDDLPPFKPLTKAEIRNLSRAQKKAYMDEVEYREKLFMKKQLKYEKKQRKMMKEMAESAKDLPNDYSENVEEETGGAASVPVPMPDLALPSSFDSDTPTHRYRYLDSSNQWLVRPVLETHGWDHDVGYEGLNVERLFVVKDKIPLSFSGQVTKDKKDANIQMELASSVKYGEGKATSVGFDMQTAGKDLAYTLRSETKFCNFRRNKATAGLSFTLLGDALSAGVKFEDKLIANKQFKLVIAGGAMTGRDDVAYGGSLEAHLRDKNYPLGRSLSTLGLSVMDWHGDLAIGCNLQSQIPIGRYTNLVARANLNNRGAGQISIRLNSSEQLQIALIGLIPLLKKAVGYSQQLQFGQ; encoded by the coding sequence ATGGATAATAATGCTGTGGTTTTTGATGGGTATGGCGAGGGAGAGAGAAAGAGGGTGGACTTTGGGGTGTCTAATGAGAGTAAAGGGGGGTCTAATGAGTTAAAGAATTTGGAAGGAGATGAGGTTTTCGAGGAGGCAATAGATCCACTAAAGCATTTCAATGATCTGGAAGATACTGTTGTTGGTCAAGGCGATGTTGATGCTACTGTTACTGCATTGCCTTCTACTTTGGTTGATGAAATTCCTGATACCGCTGAAGAACTGGATAACTTTGAAGAAGCGATTGGGGTTGCTGATGAGCCTGCCCAACACTCAAAGCAGGAGGAAGCTGAAGTGATTGCTAATCAGGAGGTTCCTGAGGATCAGCAGGGTCAGCTTTATAGCTCTTCTGTAGATGGAGTTGGTACTGGAGGGACCGAGGGTGGAGTATCTGGTGATGAATCCTACAGTATTAGGGATGATTGTTTGGAAAGTAGTGATTGTAGTGAGGGAAAGAAAGTTTCTGATTTAAACACCGATGGAAGCTTGGTATCTCAGGAGGCTATAGGCTTGGTGAATGGAAACTCGGGTTATTCAAGTGAGAAGTCTGAAAATGAGGATCTTGAATACGTGACTCCCAGACAAAATGGTGGTATGCTTTTTGAAAATGGAAGGACAGACAAGGTGGATTATGCTGTTGCTGAGTTTCATACAAATTCGGAATCCTATGAGGAGATAGGAAACCAGGGTGCTGATGCTGGGGATTTGAAGGAGGGTGGCTTGGATCCTGAACTCAAAGATGACAAAGTAGAGGAACAATGTAATGGTTCAGGTGATCCTTATTGCGAAATTCAAAATATTCAGCTTGCAGATGAAGAAAAAGCGCACAGACATTCATCTTCCGAGGATTTAGATCCTCatggtaaaataattattgaaatgGAGGATGTGACCCTTGGCACCGATATAATCCATGAGGACAAAAATGGCAAAGAAATTGAAACATCTGATAGTCAGAGTACTGAATGCAACGATTATAGTAATGATGAAGCTAATGATGCTAATGCTGGATCAGATTCAGAACATCAACAAACAATTGATGAAGCAGGAGGATCTTCTCTAGCTGCGGAGGAAAGAGAAGCGATTCAAACTGCCGGAAGTTCATCCCTGTCCGAAAGTTCTTTTGTCAATGAGGCACTAAATGTTCAGGCTACTGAATCTTATTCAGAAGAACAAAGTTCCAAGGATTATCCATCTAAAATTTCTGCCGAAGAAAACcaaggaaattttgaaaatttatctgTTGTTCGGGAACCTAAAAAGATACCAGAGACTAATGTGGAAGAGAAGAAAACCAATCAGATCATTGAAGAACAGAAACGTGAACTTGTTTCCTCATCTGGAAAATCTGTTGCTACTAGCACCCCTCTTGTTCATCCTGCTGGCCTTGGACCTGCAGCTCCATTATTGGAACCTGCTCCCCGAGTGGTGCAGCAGCCACGGGTGAACCATACTGTTTCTAATACACAGTCTCGAAAAACAGAAGACTCGTCGATCGGGGAGGCTGAGGAGTATGACGAGACTCGAGAGAAACTTCAAATGATTAGGGTGAAGTTTTTACGGCTAGCTAATAGGCTTGGGCAGACACCCCACAATGTTGTTGTAGCACAGGTTCTGTATAGATTAGGACTGGCTGAACAGCTCAGAGGGAGGAATGGGGGGCGCGTTGGTGCTTTTAGCTTTGATCGTGCAAGTGCAATGGCCGAGCAACTGGAATCAGCTGGCCAAGAACCACTTGATTTCTGTTGTACAATAATGGTTCTTGGAAAGACAGGAGTTGGGAAAAGTGCAACCATCAATTCTATCTTTGACGAGGTTAAATTTAATACTGATGCTTTTCATATGGGAACAAAAAAGGTTCAGGATGTTGTAGGAACAGTACAGGGCATTAAAGTGCGGGTCATTGATACACCAGGACTTCTACCTTCTTGGTCAGATCAGCGACATAATGAGAAGATCCTCCTCTCTGTCAAGCGCTTTATTAAGAAAACACCGCCTGATATTGTGCTGTATCTTGATAGGTTAGATATGCAGAGTCGGGATTTTAGTGATATGCCGCTCTTACGAACAATTACCGACATTTTTGGGCCGTCCATATGGTTCAATGCCATTGTGGTTTTGACTCATGCAGCATCTGCTCCACCTGATGGCCCTAACGGTACTGCTTCCAGTTATGACATGTTTGTCACACAGCGCTCTCATGTTGTGCAGCAAGCCATTCGTCAAGCTGCTGGTGATATGCGTCTCATGAATCCTGTATCGTTGGTTGAAAACCACTCTGCATGCAGAATTAATAGGGCCGGCCAAAGAGTGTTGCCTAATGGCCAGGTTTGGAAACCTCATCTGTTGCTCTTATCTTTTGCGTCAAAAATTCTGGCCGAAGCAAATGCTCTTCTTAAGTTACAAGATAGTCCACCTGAAAAACCTTACACGGCTCGCACAAGAATGCCGCCATTACCGTTTCTTCTGTCATCACTTCTTCAGTCAAGGCCGCAATTGAAATTGCCAGAGGAACAATTCAGTGATGACGACATTCTTGATGGGGATCTTGATGAACCTTCAGATTCTGATGATGAAACAGACCCTGATGACTTACCACCATTTAAACCTTTGACAAAGGCAGAGATCAGAAACCTTTCTAGAGCTCAGAAGAAAGCATATATGGATGAGGTAGAGTACCGAGAAAAACTCTTCATGAAGAAACAATTAAAGTATGAAAAAAAGCAAcggaagatgatgaaggaaatGGCAGAATCAGCGAAAGATCTGCCAAATGATTATAGTGAAAATGTGGAGGAAGAGACTGGCGGTGCAGCTTCTGTTCCTGTTCCCATGCCAGATTTGGCCTTGCCTTCTTCTTTTGACTCTGATACTCCCACTCACCGGTATCGTTATCTTGATTCATCCAACCAGTGGCTTGTAAGACCTGTCCTAGAAACTCATGGATGGGATCACGATGTGGGTTATGAAGGCTTAAATGTAGAAAGATTGTTTGTTGTTAAAGACAAGATACCCCTGTCTTTTAGTGGTCAAGTTACCAAGGATAAAAAGGATGCTAATATTCAGATGGAACTTGCCAGTTCAGTTAAGTATGGAGAAGGGAAAGCAACGTCTGTAGGTTTTGATATGCAGACTGCTGGGAAAGACTTAGCTTACACATTACGCAGTGAGACAAAATTCTGTAATTTTAGGAGAAATAAGGCAACTGCTGGTCTCTCATTTACTCTCTTGGGTGATGCCTTGTCAGCTGGAGTTAAATTCGAAGACAAGTTGATTGCGAATAAGCAATTCAAGTTGGTTATTGCTGGTGGTGCAATGACAGGGCGTGATGATGTTGCTTATGGTGGCAGTTTGGAGGCCCACTTGAGAGATAAAAATTATCCTCTAGGACGCTCATTATCAACGCTTGGGCTTTCGGTAATGGATTGGCATGGAGATCTTGCTATTGGGTGCAATTTACAATCTCAAATTCCCATTGGACGGTATACAAACCTTGTTGCGCGAGCCAATCTGAACAATCGTGGGGCTGGACAAATTAGCATTCGTTTAAATAGTTCAGAACAGCTTCAAATTGCTTTGATTGGCCTCATCCCTCTACTTAAGAAGGCTGTTGGTTATTCTCAACAATTGCAGTTTGgacaatga